In one Drosophila pseudoobscura strain MV-25-SWS-2005 chromosome X, UCI_Dpse_MV25, whole genome shotgun sequence genomic region, the following are encoded:
- the fz4 gene encoding frizzled-4 — MPLLLQLLMMLLLLFPIPNARAVLFASNSSTSSASASSSSPPEMPPPTFRQCETIRIEMCRGIGYNETSMPNLVGHELQTDVEYTLQTFAPLIEYDCSSQLKLFLCAAYVPMCTPKAPVHAIGPCQSLCESVRIRCHPVLQGFGFPWPKALDCDRFPRENNHETMCMEGPGEMHLPMQEHELYGPVAGGGSIGAGGVGMGGGKLPLDCSGLGKSHLYVKLPRSGRCAPLCEADILFTPSEKHISEIWVSTWAYAALGLAFVATLCLLVGDDSKLASAKWSRLLTPSIWCHNMVTIGWTVRFIVGRTGTACGTDPQAPNESLLSVDGLSNAACASVFLLRYYFGMAACAWWAILCLGWHRDIRRHSPDSKGHVAIPSTYGGSPVSQAAQRMAAKASAHQNLAQNNFVCFVAWGLPAFQTAAVIVFRYVDADELLGACFVGNQSDRALQVLVATPVFIYWIFGSMNLISGYLVHCRNKEILRNTNSLSLQQQLQQLSAHSSSGIGIFLFIYGLASALLLLAVIYEFANIDIWLSSGETSTPLWPFLVRAFMELMLGICCFAWVLGPSISTMYKRQISMRPQKQSAAAAAAAQHQQQLQMHHLDGQSSSRGSHAACSSTVVSYHSVRPSHQSMASAPLPSPYKHKSPPPGAGSISLNQISNYSLGRSSSSHHHHHHHHQPQQHHHRHSPQQLQPHHHHHHHQQKQQQQQHSSSSHRLYYPAGSQKYSHHSNYYPQMHRYGDETLL; from the exons ATGCCACTGCTCCTCCAACTGTTGATGATGCTCCTCCTGCTATTCCCGATTCCAAATGCCAGGGCCGTACTCTTCGCCAGCAACAGCTCCACctccagtgccagtgccagttccagcTCCCCGCCAGAGATGCCACCCCCCACATTCCGGCAGTGCGAAACCATACGAATTGAGATGTGCCGTGGGATCGGCTACAATGAAACCTCCATGCCCAATCTTGTGGGTCACGAGCTGCAGACGGATGTGGAGTACACGCTGCAGACGTTCGCGCCGCTGATCGAGTACGACTGCAGCTCCCAGCTGAAGCTATTCCTGTGCGCCGCCTACGTGCCCATGTGCACCCCCAAGGCGCCGGTGCACGCGATCGGACCATGTCAGAGTCTGTGCGAGTCGGTGAGGATTCGCTGCCATCCCGTGCTGCAGGGATTCGGCTTCCCCTGGCCGAAGGCCCTCGACTGTGATCGTTTTCCCAGGGAGAACAACCACGAGACCATGTGCATGGAGGGGCCGGGCGAGATGCATTTGCCCATGCAGGAGCATGAGCTCTACGGCCCGGTGGCTGGCGGTGGCAGCATCGGCGCTGgcggagtgggaatgggaggcGGCAAGCTGCCACTGGACTGTTCGGGATTGGGCAAATCCCATCTGTATGTGAAGCTGCCGCGTTCCGGTCGCTGTGCGCCACTCTGCGAGGCGGATATCCTGTTCACACCCAGCGAGAAGCATATCTCCGAGATCTGGGTCTCCACCTGGGCCTATGCCGCTCTCGGCCTGGCATTTGTGGCCACCCTGTGCCTTCTGGTCGGCGACGACAGCAAGCTGGCCAGCGCCAAGTGGTCGCGCCTGCTCACACCTTCGATCTGGTGCCACAACATGGTCACCATCGGCTGGACCGTACGCTTTATCGTTGGTCGCACGGGCACCGCCTGCGGCACTGATCCCCAGGCGCCCAACGAGTCCCTCCTCAGCGTCGATGGCCTGTCCAATGCGGCCTGTGCGAGTGTCTTCCTGCTGCGCTACTACTTCGGAATGGCTGCCTGTGCCTG GTGGGCCATCCTCTGTCTGGGCTGGCATCGAGATATACGCCGCCACAGTCCCGATTCCAAGGGGCACGTGGCCATACCGTCCACCTACGGCGGCAGTCCCGTCAGCCAGGCGGCTCAAAGAATGGCTGCCAAGGCGAGTGCCCATCAGAATCTTGCCCAgaataattttgtttgcttcgTGGCCTGGGGTCTGCCGGCCTTCCAAACGGCCGCCGTCATAGTGTTCCGTTATGTGGATGCCGACGAATTGCTGG GCGCCTGCTTTGTGGGCAACCAGTCGGACAGGGCCCTGCAGGTGCTGGTGGCGACGCCCGTCTTTATCTACTGGATCTTTGGCTCGATGAATCTGATATCCGGCTACCTGGTGCACTGCCGCAACAAGGAGATCCTGCGCAACACCAACTCCCTGagcctccagcagcagctgcagcagttgAGTGCCCACAGCAGTTCGGGTATCGGGATCTTCCTGTTCATCTACGGGCTGGCCagtgccctgctgctgctagcGGTCATTTATGAGTTTGCCAACATCGACATTTGGCTGAGTTCGGGGGAGACGAGCACACCGCTGTGGCCCTTCCTGGTGCGCGCCTTCATGGAGCTGATGCTGGGCATTTGCTGCTTTGCCTGGGTCCTCGGTCCCAGCATATCCACCATGTACAAGCGCCAGATATCAATGCGTCCGCAGAAGCAGTCGgccgctgcggcggctgcagcccaacaccagcagcagctgcagatgcaCCATTTGGATGGGCAGAGCAGCTCCCGGGGATCGCATGCCGCCTGCAGCAGCACCGTTGTCTCCTATCATTCGGTGCGGCCCTCGCACCAGTCGATGGCCAGTGCCCCGCTGCCCAGTCCCTACAAGCACAAGTCCCCCCCACCAGGAGCTGGCTCCATTTCGCTCAATCAAATATCAAACTACTCCCTAggccgcagcagcagttcgcaccatcatcaccaccaccaccaccagccgcagcagcaccatcatcGTCACAGTCCCCAGCAACTGCAGCcgcaccatcatcatcatcatcaccagcagaagcagcagcagcagcagcactcttCCTCCTCCCATCGTCTGTATTATCCAGCGGGTAGCCAGAAGTACAGCCACCACAGCAACTACTATCCCCAAATGCATCGCTATGGGGATGAGACGCTGCTCTGA
- the LOC4815232 gene encoding uncharacterized protein, with protein MSVASANGFSAGSGGGGGGGGGGISETDNVSALELQSNRRMLYFSDGVMEELSSSSDSETEADVPDKCYNVQLDEREMALGPRLRYKASRVGNKFLAGIDYVGGGLASLLGITSAKYATEMENYQRAKIQLDEDLDNNWQPQRSQNNNHHNMNRNETIVLCAPARSGGAPTSDVPQPEQQGRQ; from the exons ATGTCGGTGGCTTCAGCAAATGGCTTCAGCGCCGgaagcggcggcggcggcggtggcggtggtggcggcatCAGCGAGACCGATAATGTCTCCGCCCTTGAACTGCAATCGAATCGACGCATGCTGTACTTCAGTGACGGAGTCATGGAGGAGCTCTCCTCATCCAGCGATAGTGAGACAGAGGCCGACGTCCCCGATAAGTGCTACAATGTCCAGTTGGACGAG CGCGAAATGGCGTTGGGGCCGCGCCTACGCTACAAGGCCAGCCGCGTGGGAAATAAATTCTTAGCCGGCATCGACTATGTGGGCGGTGGCCTGGCCTCCTTGCTGGGCATCACCAGCGCCAAGTATGCCACCGAAATGGAGAACTACCAAAGGGCCAAAATACAACTCGACGAGGACCTTGACAACAATTGGCAGCCCCAGCGCTCGCAGAACAACAATCACCACAACATGAATCGCAACGAGACCATCGTGCTGTGTGCCCCGGCACGCAGCGGGGGGGCGCCGACATCAGATGTCCCCCAGCCCGAGCAGCAGGGCCGGCAATAG
- the LOC4814837 gene encoding uncharacterized protein, producing the protein MESPTFYQVAKDFQVTGISRSGRVRKKSSKLLDFESPEEVEKKARRGQGRPPARYPGRGRPPNALREREAELERALESEMLFDDHNLSETELHIPAPTMGIVLMNSDDELDNLVQDLVDGVEAEASNNDSTMRQSLYMREKTNNRKILKAGKVVTGKPYRKDKGKTRYTAYSLWAREIRKRDFQDLDFSNAARRLSELWANVSNREKIAWRRKAKVQSTKARAREKNGLPPLPTANNGSTVAPEAPAPEGNFVNRATTSRTRKLAADRLESATTAPSTPTSTATVTSGPRRNTTRSCRGRLPSATIRSLPGKKPPALLNSPSDTELSPGTGTGSQREYQLPSEKSNIGAIDAAAHLKLLGESLTVIGERLKKHNGHVALSGSLSVLLDSLLCSMGPLLCMTTQIPGLENKPQLRNNLANTLDNIAYVMPGL; encoded by the exons ATGGAGTCGCCTACATTTTATCAAGTAGCCAAGG ATTTTCAGGTCACAGGCATCTCAAGGAGTGGACGCGTACGCAAAAAGTCGTCGAAACTGTTAGACTTCGAATCACCGGAGGAGGTTGAGAAGAAGGCAAGACGCGGCCAAGGAAGGCCGCCAGCCCGGTATCCAGGTCGAGGGCGCCCACCGAACGCCCTGAGGGAACGCGAGGCAGAACTGGAGCGGGCACTCGAGAGTGAAATGCTCTTTGATGATCACAATCTATCCGAGACAGAATTACACATACCCGCCCCGACAATGGGCATCGTGCTGATGAATTCCGACGACGAGCTGGACAACCTGGTGCAGGATCTGGTCGACGGCGTCGAAGCTGAGGCCAGCAATAACGATTCCACCATGCGCCAGAGTCTCTACATGCGCGAGAAGACAAACAATCGCAAGATACTCAAGGCTGGCAAAGTGGTCACCGGGAAGCCGTATCGCAAGGACAAGGGAAAGACGCGTTACACAGCCTACAGCCTGTGGGCGCGGGAGATTCGCAAGCGGGACTTCCAGGATCTGG ACTTTTCCAATGCCGCCAGACGACTCAGCGAGCTGTGGGCGAATGTTTCGAATAGGGAGAAGATTGCCTGGCGACGAAAGGCAAAGGTCCAGTCCACAAAGGCCCGGGCACGCGAGAAGAACGGTCTTCCGCCCCTGCCCACAGCCAACAATGGGAGCACTGTCGCCCCAGAGGCGCCAGCTCCCGAGGGGAACTTCGTAAACCGTGCAACGACAAGCCGCACCAGGAAACTGGCCGCCGATCGACTGGAGTCGGCGACTACTGCGCCATCAACTCCGACATCGACAGCGACAGTGACTAGTGGACCGCGGCGCAACACAacccgcagctgcagaggCCGTCTGCCATCGGCTACCATAAGATCTTTGCCAGGGAAAAAGCCACCGGCATTGCTGAACTCGCCGTCGGACACAGAGCTGTCGCCGGGAACGGGCACGGGGAGCCAGCGCGAGTATCAGCTGCCGTCAGAGAAATCCAATATCGGGGCCATCGACGCGGCGGCCCACTTAAAGCTGCTCGGCGAGAGCCTCACGGTGATCGGGGAGCGTCTCAAGAAGCACAACGGACATGTGGCCCTCTCGGGCAGCCTCTCCGTGCTGCTGGACAGCCTGCTCTGCTCCATGGGACCGCTTCTCTGCATGACCACGCAGATACCGGGCCTGGAGAACAAGCCTCAGCTGCGTAACAATCTGGCCAACACGCTGGACAACATTGCATACGTGATGCCAGGACTCTGA
- the Hinfp gene encoding histone H4 transcription factor: MSHQPASKRKKLVELPLCCGWRDCQEICNGEWNLNTHIAEHLQTYAAEQNDDHACRWNDCIFRTNCPVEFERHAYYHGYYSQLLLQGKLECDQHPEIPTCCGPARMEDKLPDLKQNFHCGWMDCKREFISIVEFQDHIVKHALFEYDIQKTPDDERPKTQCNWNLCHKQMDNKYRLIEHISTHSNKKLVACFHCGEVFRTKTTLFDHLRRQPDNNTNSFQCAQCFKFFATQKLLRSHVLRHINGFKCTMCDMTCSSASGLTTHIRYRHLKDKPLKCNECEKRCVRESDLVKHVEIVHNKTVHQCEHPDCQYSVRTYAQMRRHFLEVHGNNPILYACHCCERFFKSGKSLSTHLMQKHGFLLPSGHKRFTYRVDENGFYRLETTRLESMEVTEQILSPQSHFGIHDGKPSTGSCYEIVDPTNTEFGRIIVSNDPDEAQLVGEVIISLPTLTDEL; this comes from the exons ATGAGCCACCAGCCGGCGAGCAAAAGAAAGAAGCTCGTCGAACTGCCACTGTGCTGCGGCTGGCGGGACTGCCAGGAGATCTGCAATGGCGAATGGAACCTGAACACCCACATAGCCGAGCACCTACAGACTTATGCTGCCGAGCAGAACGATGATCATGCCTGCAGATGGAACGATTGCATCTTCCGGACGAACTGTCCCGTGGAGTTCGAGCGTCACGCGTACTATCACGGCTACTACAGCCAACTGCTGCTCCAGGGCAAGCTCGAGTGCGACCAGCATCCAGAGATACCCACCTGCTGTGGCCCCGCCCGCATGGAGGACAAGCTGCCAGATCTCAAGCAGAACTTCCACTGCGGCTGGATGGATTGCAAGCGCGAGTTCATCTCGATTGTGGAATTCCAGGACCACATCGTCAAGCACGCCCTCTTCGAGTACGACATCCAAAAGACGCCCGACGATGAGCGGCCCAAGACGCAGTGCAACTGGAATCTCTGCCACAAGCAGATGGACAACAAGTATCGCCTCATCGAGCACATCAGCACCCATTCGAACAAAAAGCTCGTGGCCTGTTTTCACTGCGGCGAGGTTTTTCGCACCAAGACTACGCTTTTCGATCACTTGCGTCGCCAGCCGGATAACAACA CAAACAGTTTTCAGTGCGCCCAGTGCTTCAAGTTCTTCGCAACACAGAAGCTGCTCCGGAGCCATGTGCTGCGGCACATCAATGGCTTCAAGTGCACCATGTGCGACATGACGTGCAGCTCGGCCAGCGGCCTGACCACTCACATCCGGTACCGTCACCTAAAGGACAAGCCCCTGAAGTGTAACGAGTGCGAGAAGCGATGCGTGCGGGAGTCGGATCTGGTCAAGCATGTGGAGATCGTACACAACAAGACGGTGCACCAGTGCGAGCACCCAGACTGCCAGTACTCGGTTCGGACATACGCACAGATGCGGAGG CACTTCCTGGAGGTGCATGGCAACAATCCCATTCTGTATGCCTGCCATTGCTGCGAACGGTTCTTCAAGAGCGGCAAATCGCTGTCAACGCATTTAATGCAGAAGCACGGCTTCCTTCTGCCATCAGGCCACAAGCGCTTCACATATCGCGTGGACGAGAACGGCTTCTATCGGCTGGAGACTACGCGCCTCGAGAGTATGGAGGTTACCGAACAGATCCTCTCACCGCAGTCGCATTTCGGCATCCATGATGGGAAGCCGTCGACGGGCAGCTGCTACGAGATTGTGGACCCAACGAACACCGAGTTCGGTCGCATCATTGTTTCCAACGATCCGGACGAAGCCCAACTAGTGGGCGAGGTGATCATATCGCTCCCGACCCTCACTGACGAGCTTTGA
- the RpL36 gene encoding 60S ribosomal protein L36 — MAVRYELCIGLNKGHKTTKVKNVKYTGDKKVKGLRGSRLKNIQTRHTKFMRDLVREVVGHAPYEKRTMELLKVSKDKRALKFLKRRLGTHIRAKRKREELSNILTQLRKAQTHAK; from the exons ATGGCTGTCCGCTACGAGCTGTGCATTGGCTTGAACAAAGGCCACAAGACCACCAAAGTCAAGAATGTCAAGTACACCGGAGACAAGAAGGTGAAGGGTCTGCGTGGATCTCGCTTGAAGAAC ATCCAAACCCGTCACACCAAGTTCATGCGCGACCTGGTCCGCGAAGTGGTGGGCCATGCCCCCTACGAGAAGCGTACCATGGAGTTGCTGAAGGTGTCCAAGGACAAGCGCGCTCTGAAGTTCTTGAAGCGCCGTCTGGGCACACACATCCGTGCCAAGAGGAAGCGTGAGGAGCTGTCCAACATCCTCACCCAGCTTAGGAAGGCTCAGACCCATGCCAAGTAA
- the spoon gene encoding A-kinase anchor protein 1, mitochondrial: MVSGRPLLYLSLPGVAFILGVFWFRRRNKNRLDKPDDEDNSTKESSGGVVSHVEARTANGGLQNGKLPTSFLQQQATKSMNINGTDATENGNGSGSGSDEKDSPNTMLYGKSAPIKIQSNGRTPPGVQQQIDSEMLKSKIQDAEHKKLCSIDEDFENLSSPRDLPDSVSTRVLFHNRKTNSKVVEPVVIKATRTPKISPENSFLEATYTKECEQNNNCQPGVSKKVAVVEEKPKPKPKPNPSPNPKEAAVVGHHDCDIQTDIKETDNNGNQKRNVDAASPSLSICSVQSGDSGKGSSLPRSEATRVKVSYEFVFPVSLIGQLYGRKRAFINQIKAKTQANVLLSKNPCTNKLRICVVEGTESEIDAALAMIRQRLPVKRYPNFTMQRIHFALPQTIVPLSPQSLSNLQLKLFEGINNDVVVSAVLSGSHLFVNHPLHPSHPALPMLQKQLFDSYSEMEAPLLPGIEISAVCVLPVNGIWYRVQIVDLDEDDEERCVVKFLDFGGYMNVNLSVLRQIRTDFMVVPFQATECILSNIEPINGTWSLEANDVLSKLTKGIVLQAQVAGYNSHNIPEIFLFASLGPNNVIFLNKELVARNLAKWVEMRD, from the exons ATGGTATCCGGTCGTCCACTACTCTACTTGTCACTGCCCGGTGTAGCATTTATCCTGGGCGTGTTTTGGTTCCGACGTAGAAATAAAAATCGTTTAGACAAGCCCGACGACGAGGACAACAGCACCAAGGAGTCGTCGGGTGGCGTCGTCTCCCATGTGGAGGCGCGCACTGCAAACGGTGGGCTACAGAATGGCAAGCTCCCGACGAGctttctgcagcagcaggcaaccAAATCGATGAATATCAACGGCACAGATGCCACAGAAAATGGCAAcgggagcggcagcggcagcgacgaAAAGGATAGTCCCAACACAATGCTGTACGGAAAGTCTGCTCCCATCAAGATACAGAGCAATGGACGGACTCCGCCGGGTGTGCAACAGCAGATCGACTCAGAGATGCTCAAGTCAAAGATACAGGATGCCGAGCACAAAAAGCTCTGCTCGATTGATGAAGACTTTGAGAATCTGTCGTCGCCGCGCGATCTCCCCGATTCGGTCAGCACACGAGTTTTATTCCACAATCGCAAGACCAACAGCAAGGTCGTCGAGCCGGTGGTAATCAAGGCCACACGCACCCCAAAGATATCGCCAGAGAACTCGTTCCTTGAGGCCACATACACGAAGGAGTGCGAGCAGAACAACAATTGCCAGCCAGGTGTCAGCAAGAaggtggcggtggtggaggagaaacccaagcccaagcccaagcccaatccgagtcccaatcccaaggaggctgctgttgttggccaCCACGACTGTGATATACAGACAGACATCAAGGAGACAGATAATAATGGCAACCAGAAGCGCAATGTGGATGCGGCCAGTCCCTCGCTCAGCATTTGCAGCGTTCAGTCCGGGGACTCTGGCAAGGGCTCTAGTCTGCCCCGCTCGGAGGCGACACGTGTCAAGGTCAGCTACGAGTTTGTCTTCCCCGTCAGCCTGATTGGCCAGCTGTACGGCCGCAAGCGCGCCTTCATCAACCAGATCAAGGCCAAGACCCAGGCGAATGTGCTGCTCAGCAAGAACCCATGCACAAATAAGCTGCGCATTTGCGTTGTCGAAGGCACGGAGAGCGAGATCGATGCCGCCCTGGCCATGATCCGTCAGCGTCTGCCGGTCAAGCGGTATCCCAACTTTACAATGCAACGCATCCACTTTGCGCTTCCACAAACCATAGTTCCTCTATCGCCACAAAGCCTCTCCAATCTACAA CTTAAACTCTTTGAGGGCATCAACAATGATGTGGTGGTCAGTGCCGTGCTCTCGGGATCGCATCTGTTTGTCAATCATCCGCTGCATCCCTCGCATCCAGCACTGCCAATGCTGCAGAAGCAGTTGTTCGACAGTTACTCTGAAATGGAGGCGCCTCTGCTTCCGGGCATTGAGATCAGTGCCGTTTGCGTGCTGCCTGTCAACGGGATCTGGTATCGCGTACAAATCGTCGATCTCGATGAGGACGATGAAGAGCGTTGTGTGGTTAAATTCCTTGACTTCGGTGGCTACATGAACGTGAACCTCTCCGTGCTCCGTCAGATTCGCACTGATTTCATGGTGGTACCCTTCCAGGCGACAGAATGCATCCTGTCCAACATTGAGCCCATTA ACGGTACCTGGTCACTGGAGGCGAACGATGTCCTCAGCAAACTAACCAAAGGCATTGTCTTGCAAGCACAAGTCGCCGGCTACAATAGTCACAACATACCAgaaatctttttatttgcttcCCTAGGCCCCAAT AATGTAATCTTTCTCAATAAGGAACTAGTCGCCAGAAATCTCGCGAAATGGGTGGAGATGCGTGACTAA